The Sphingomonas sp. KR3-1 genomic interval GGCAAGGCGCAGAATCGCCGTGTCGCGGTCAACATCATGGTCAGCAAGAGCGTCGACGGCCTCTGAGCCGCGCGAGATCGGCCGGGAGCGGGACAACCCGCTCCCGGCACGAACTCAGGCTTGCGCACCGAGCTCGGCGAGCAGCTCGGCCAGCTGGTCGAACTGCTCGGGCGAGCCGCCCTCCATGCCGACGAACGCTTCGTCGAGCTCCTCCTTGGTGGGATAGAGCTCGCGCATCCGGAGCAGCGTCCTGCCGCCCGCTTCCTCCTCGAAGGTCACGGTGGTGACGGCGCCTTCGCCCTCGCCTTCCTCATTGGTCCAGACGATCCGCGCGTTGGGCACCACGTCGACATATTTGCCGAAGAACGCCCAGCCGGGCTCGCCTTCCTGGCCGAACTCGATGCGATACTGGCCGCCGGTGCGGACATCCATGTCGCAGGCGCGCAGCGGCACGCCCATCGACCTGGGCGCCCACCAGCGCTTGAACAGCTCGGGCCTGGTCCACGCCTCGAACACGATGTGCACCGGCGCATCGAAGCTGCGCGTGACGACCAGCTCGCGGTCCGAGGTGCGCTCGACGCGCGTCTGCGTGTTGTGACTACCGCTCAGGCCCATCTTGTTTCTCCCTTGCTTTGAGTTCCGCGACCACCGCGTCGAGCGCATCGAAGCGCGCTTCCCAGCGCTGGCGATAATTGGCGATCCAGGCGCCTTCCGCCTCGAGCCCGGCCAGGCCGAGCCGGCAGGTCCGCACCCGCCCGACCTTCTCGGTGGTGACCAGCCCGGCCTGCTCGAGCACGCCGACATGCTTCTTCATGCCGGTGAGCGTCATGTCGAACTTCTCGGCGAGCGCCGAGATCGACGCTTCCGCGCGCGCCAGCTCCTCGAGCACGCCGCGCCTGGTGGCGTCGGACAGCGCGGCGAAGGAGGCGTCGAGGCGGATGGCGGAATACTGAACCATATGGTTCAGTATTAGCGCAGGTCTGCACCGCGGGCAAGCGGATCGCGCGGACAAAGAAAAGGGGCCCCGGTTTCCCGGAGCCCCTTCCTAGTCTCGTGCGAGGCGCGAAGGCTTACTTCTTGCCGACCGCGACGCCGATCAGCAGCACCGACGAGGCGCCGAGCGTGCCCGAGGCCGAGTAGACCGTGCCCAGCTGCGCGCCCTGCGAGCCGAAGAAGCCGCCCGTCGTCGTGCCGGTGAGCGTGCCGCCGATGAAGCTGCCGGTCCACTGGTTCTGGCCGACCGGGATCGCGCCCTGGGTGGTGAAGTTGACTGCGAACGACGCGGCGCCGTTGGTCGGCACGGCGGTGAGCGTGTAGGTCATGTTGACCACGCCGGTGGCGAAGTTGACGCTCGCCGTCATCGTGCCGGTGGTCTTGCTGATCGTGGTGGTGGCGCCGGTGGTGGCGACCATGCGGCCGGTCACGCGGTTGGTGTAGCTGACGGTGCCGGTGGTCGGCATGTCGGTATAGGCGGTCGGATAGCCCCAGGCCGTGTAGGTCATGCGCTTCTGGCCCGCGGTCGAATCGCCGCGCCACCAATTGGCATAGCTCACTTCGCTGAGGTTCAGCGCGGTGTCGCTGGTGATGCCGACGCCGGTCGCCGCCACCGTGGTGACGACGTTGTTGAGGAACTCGCCCTGGGCGAACTTGCCCGCGGTGGTTGCGTCGTCCTGGCGGAAGATGAACTCGGGGTTGGCCGGGATCGCGTCGGCGACGACGGTGGCGGTGCAGGTCTGCCCGGTCGTCTTGCAGAAGCGCGACTCCTCGGCATTCTCGTGCAGCACGTAGATGCCGGTGGCGACCGCCGGATCGGTGGCGAGGCGGACGCGGGCCAGGGCGTTGAGCGCCTCGGTGCTGGCGGCGCCGAGCGTGACGGCGCTGGTCGCGGGATCGCCGGTATAGCTGATCGCGGCGTTGAAGGTGTTGAACTCGGTCGCGGCGGGGAGCGGGTTCAGCACGGCATAGGTCGGCGACGCAGTCGGCGTCGGCGTCGGCGTGGCGGTCGGCGTCGGCGTGGCGCTCGAATCGTTGCCGCCACCGCAGCCCGACAGCGCAACCGTCGCGGCAAGCGCGCTCATGAACATGTGACGGCGAATCATTCCCTGCTCCTCAAAAACACGCGGGCACCGAAAGGGCTGGCCCCTGTACCCCAGATGAACGGCCCTCAGTCAAGCCGCACATGACCGGGTTCATCCCGGCCCAATGCGGCGCTTTGAGGGCCTTAGAAGGCGAAACGCGCTGTCGCAACATTTCGTCCCCTCGCTAGAGCGAGGACGGAGCCGTTCGCGCCCTCCCGCAAGCCATGCTGGCAAAAGCGGCTTTTTGCCTCTATCGGGGCGCCTTTCCCCAGAACATTGGAACAGGCTTCACATGGGTTTCCGCTGCGGCATCGTCGGGCTTCCGAACGTTGGCAAGTCCACGCTCTTCAACGCGCTGACCGAAACGGCGGCGGCGCAGGCGGCCAACTACCCCT includes:
- a CDS encoding SRPBCC family protein produces the protein MGLSGSHNTQTRVERTSDRELVVTRSFDAPVHIVFEAWTRPELFKRWWAPRSMGVPLRACDMDVRTGGQYRIEFGQEGEPGWAFFGKYVDVVPNARIVWTNEEGEGEGAVTTVTFEEEAGGRTLLRMRELYPTKEELDEAFVGMEGGSPEQFDQLAELLAELGAQA
- a CDS encoding metalloregulator ArsR/SmtB family transcription factor, which produces MVQYSAIRLDASFAALSDATRRGVLEELARAEASISALAEKFDMTLTGMKKHVGVLEQAGLVTTEKVGRVRTCRLGLAGLEAEGAWIANYRQRWEARFDALDAVVAELKAREKQDGPER
- a CDS encoding transferrin-binding protein-like solute binding protein; translation: MIRRHMFMSALAATVALSGCGGGNDSSATPTPTATPTPTPTASPTYAVLNPLPAATEFNTFNAAISYTGDPATSAVTLGAASTEALNALARVRLATDPAVATGIYVLHENAEESRFCKTTGQTCTATVVADAIPANPEFIFRQDDATTAGKFAQGEFLNNVVTTVAATGVGITSDTALNLSEVSYANWWRGDSTAGQKRMTYTAWGYPTAYTDMPTTGTVSYTNRVTGRMVATTGATTTISKTTGTMTASVNFATGVVNMTYTLTAVPTNGAASFAVNFTTQGAIPVGQNQWTGSFIGGTLTGTTTGGFFGSQGAQLGTVYSASGTLGASSVLLIGVAVGKK